The following proteins are encoded in a genomic region of Bosea beijingensis:
- a CDS encoding GGDEF domain-containing protein: MILDLRTIFVTGALTCFIIGAMQLMTFATGRFTRSPVWWGVSSLCIGAGLLGASFRGAIPDIVSIEFANTIMLAGCLLLLFGIRNFAGRELNWFGFGVVLLGIWTLLALSPGAEGYSTRVMVVATVMALCDAAIVREAVRLGRQEKLRSAWLLAALFSPTVVIYAGRITLAALDQVGTTLFPVDSGATGWLAATGVAFVILRGQALLLLAAERSNRILATLARRDPLTGAMNRSGLEQWLARQARGAQRAALLLVDIDHFKKLNDTLGHAAGDRILRLFASSVQEQLRSTDILARQGGDEFAIILPDVGAREAVRVAERLRGTFRDKVSDLAEIGLQPTLSIGVAEVELGGRELDDLLVEADEALYRAKRLGRDRVQAQLKPAA, translated from the coding sequence GTGATTCTCGACCTGAGAACGATCTTCGTCACGGGTGCGCTGACCTGCTTCATCATCGGCGCGATGCAGTTGATGACCTTCGCCACCGGGCGCTTCACCCGCAGCCCGGTCTGGTGGGGCGTCAGCAGCCTGTGCATCGGGGCGGGCCTGCTCGGCGCGAGCTTCCGCGGCGCCATTCCCGACATCGTCTCGATCGAGTTCGCCAACACCATCATGCTGGCGGGTTGCCTGCTGCTGCTCTTCGGCATCCGCAATTTCGCCGGCCGCGAGCTCAACTGGTTCGGATTCGGCGTGGTGCTGCTGGGCATCTGGACCCTGCTTGCACTGTCGCCCGGGGCGGAGGGCTACTCGACGCGCGTCATGGTGGTGGCGACGGTCATGGCGCTCTGCGATGCCGCCATCGTGCGCGAAGCCGTCCGGCTCGGCCGCCAGGAGAAGCTGCGCTCGGCCTGGCTGCTCGCCGCCCTGTTCTCGCCGACGGTGGTGATCTATGCCGGCCGCATCACGCTGGCCGCGCTGGACCAGGTCGGCACGACCCTGTTCCCGGTCGATTCGGGCGCGACCGGCTGGCTCGCCGCGACCGGCGTGGCCTTCGTCATCCTGAGAGGCCAGGCGCTGCTGCTGCTCGCGGCCGAGCGCAGCAACCGGATTCTGGCGACGCTGGCCCGACGCGATCCGCTGACCGGTGCGATGAATCGCTCCGGTCTGGAGCAATGGCTGGCGCGGCAGGCGCGCGGGGCGCAGCGCGCCGCGCTCCTGCTCGTCGATATCGACCACTTCAAGAAGCTCAACGACACGCTCGGCCATGCGGCCGGCGACCGGATCCTGCGCCTTTTCGCCAGCTCCGTGCAGGAACAACTGCGCAGCACCGATATCCTGGCCCGGCAAGGCGGCGACGAGTTCGCGATTATCCTGCCCGATGTCGGCGCCCGGGAAGCGGTGCGGGTGGCCGAGCGCCTCCGCGGCACCTTCCGCGACAAGGTCTCCGATCTCGCCGAGATCGGTTTGCAGCCGACGCTCAGCATCGGCGTGGCCGAGGTCGAACTCGGCGGGCGCGAACTGGACGACCTGCTGGTCGAGGCCGACGAAGCGCTCTATCGCGCCAAGCGGCTCGGGCGCGACCGCGTCCAGGCACAGCTCAAGCCAGCCGCTTGA
- a CDS encoding pore-forming ESAT-6 family protein — protein MNFYKSLMAVSAVAFLGSVAPSFAQTQADQLKVAYQAARNQLGILGYCAEKGYTDPAAADVQKKLVAMIPAPSDVSGGDAAEAAGRKGTISAMGMEQSIEVIAKAQNGTPATFCKQIGDLVKQMGAKLPQ, from the coding sequence ATGAACTTTTATAAGTCGTTGATGGCCGTCTCCGCGGTCGCATTTCTGGGCTCAGTCGCCCCGTCCTTCGCACAGACCCAGGCCGACCAGCTCAAGGTCGCCTATCAGGCCGCCCGCAATCAGCTCGGCATCCTCGGCTATTGCGCCGAAAAGGGTTACACCGACCCTGCCGCGGCCGATGTCCAGAAGAAGCTGGTCGCGATGATTCCCGCGCCGTCCGACGTCAGCGGCGGCGATGCCGCCGAGGCTGCCGGCCGCAAGGGCACGATCTCCGCGATGGGCATGGAGCAGAGCATCGAGGTCATCGCCAAGGCGCAGAACGGCACGCCTGCGACCTTTTGCAAGCAGATCGGCGATCTCGTGAAGCAGATGGGCGCCAAGCTGCCGCAGTGA
- a CDS encoding 30S ribosomal protein S2, producing the protein MALPDFSMRQLLEAGAHFGHQSHRWNPKMSPYIFGVRNNIHILDLSQSVPMLHRALQAVSDTVARGGRVLFVGTKRQAQDAIADAAKRSAQYYVNSRWLGGMLTNWKTISASIQRLRKVDELLAGGGTGLTKKERLMLSRERDKLEKALGGIKDMGGTPDMIFVIDTNKEQLAIKEAQRLGIPVAAIVDSNSDPDGITFPVPANDDAGRAIQLYCDLIARSAIDGIGRASGDQGIDVGAAEAPVVEEALETASGAFETLTTPRGAPDDLTKLSGMGPDAVQKLNDGGIYHFWQIAAMTPADVTKIDHDLKLGGKIDREGWVAQARDLADA; encoded by the coding sequence ATGGCTCTGCCTGATTTCTCCATGCGTCAGCTCCTCGAGGCCGGCGCCCATTTCGGCCACCAGTCGCACCGCTGGAACCCCAAGATGTCCCCGTACATCTTCGGCGTCCGCAACAACATCCACATCCTCGACCTGTCGCAGTCGGTGCCGATGCTGCACCGCGCCCTGCAGGCTGTGTCGGACACCGTCGCCCGCGGCGGCCGCGTCCTCTTCGTCGGCACCAAGCGCCAGGCGCAGGATGCCATCGCCGATGCCGCCAAGCGCTCGGCCCAGTACTATGTCAACTCCCGCTGGCTCGGCGGCATGCTGACCAACTGGAAGACCATTTCGGCTTCGATCCAGCGCCTGCGCAAGGTCGACGAGCTGCTCGCCGGCGGCGGCACCGGCCTGACCAAGAAGGAGCGCCTGATGCTGTCGCGTGAGCGCGACAAGCTCGAGAAGGCTCTGGGCGGCATCAAGGACATGGGCGGCACGCCGGACATGATCTTCGTGATCGACACCAACAAGGAGCAGCTCGCGATCAAGGAGGCCCAGCGCCTCGGCATCCCGGTCGCCGCGATCGTCGACTCGAACTCGGATCCGGACGGCATCACCTTCCCGGTCCCGGCCAATGACGACGCCGGCCGCGCCATCCAGCTCTATTGCGACCTGATCGCCCGCTCGGCGATCGACGGCATCGGCCGCGCCTCGGGCGACCAGGGCATCGATGTCGGCGCCGCCGAGGCGCCGGTCGTCGAGGAGGCTCTCGAGACCGCTTCGGGCGCCTTCGAGACGCTGACCACCCCGCGTGGCGCTCCGGACGATCTGACCAAGCTCTCGGGCATGGGCCCGGACGCGGTCCAGAAGCTGAACGACGGCGGCATCTACCACTTCTGGCAGATCGCTGCGATGACTCCGGCCGACGTGACCAAGATCGACCACGACCTGAAGCTCGGCGGCAAGATCGACCGCGAGGGCTGGGTCGCCCAGGCTCGCGATCTCGCCGACGCGTAA
- the tsf gene encoding translation elongation factor Ts, producing the protein MAAITAAMVKELRDKTGAGMMDCKTALSATDGNMEAAVDWLRAKGLSKAAKKAGRVAAEGLVAVAVQGNEGVVVEVNSETDFVARNPEFQALAKTIADVALERGGDVEALLGHHYPGGGSVQDAIANAIATIGENMTLRRVSALKVSSGVIGSYVHGAIADGLGKIGVIVALESTGKADELAALGRQLAMHVAATNPVALDLASVAPDVLEREKAILAEKNAGKPEHVLAKITESGLKSYAKEYCLLEQAYIHDGSKSVSQVLKDIESKVGAPVKLTGFARFALGEGIEKEEQDFAAEVAAAGGTTG; encoded by the coding sequence ATGGCAGCGATCACCGCCGCGATGGTGAAGGAACTCCGCGACAAGACCGGCGCGGGCATGATGGACTGCAAGACCGCCCTTTCGGCGACCGACGGCAACATGGAAGCCGCCGTCGACTGGCTGCGTGCGAAGGGCCTGTCGAAGGCCGCCAAGAAGGCCGGCCGCGTCGCCGCCGAGGGCCTCGTCGCCGTCGCGGTGCAGGGCAACGAGGGCGTCGTCGTCGAGGTCAACTCCGAGACCGACTTCGTTGCGCGCAACCCGGAATTCCAGGCGCTCGCCAAGACCATCGCCGATGTCGCGCTGGAGCGCGGCGGCGACGTCGAGGCGCTGCTCGGCCATCACTATCCGGGCGGCGGCTCGGTGCAGGACGCTATCGCCAACGCCATCGCCACGATCGGCGAGAACATGACGCTGCGCCGCGTGTCCGCGCTCAAGGTCTCCTCGGGCGTGATCGGCTCCTATGTCCACGGCGCGATCGCCGACGGCCTCGGCAAGATCGGCGTCATCGTCGCGCTCGAGTCGACCGGCAAGGCCGATGAGCTCGCCGCGCTCGGCCGTCAGCTCGCCATGCATGTCGCCGCGACCAACCCGGTTGCGCTCGACCTCGCTTCGGTCGCTCCGGACGTCCTGGAGCGCGAGAAGGCGATCCTGGCCGAGAAGAACGCCGGCAAGCCCGAGCACGTCCTCGCCAAGATCACCGAGAGCGGCCTGAAGAGCTATGCCAAGGAATACTGCCTGCTCGAGCAGGCCTATATCCATGACGGCTCGAAGTCGGTCTCGCAGGTCCTCAAGGACATCGAGAGCAAGGTCGGCGCCCCGGTGAAGCTCACCGGCTTCGCCCGCTTCGCGCTCGGCGAGGGCATCGAGAAGGAAGAGCAGGACTTCGCGGCCGAGGTCGCTGCCGCCGGCGGCACCACGGGCTGA
- the pyrH gene encoding UMP kinase has protein sequence MRPQRVLVKLSGEALAGPVGNGLDGVTLTALAADIAHASREGVEIGIVVGGGNFFRGVQGLNKGLDRTTADSIGMLGTVMNALALEHSIEAAGAPARAMSAVPMPSLCESYARKRALDHLSNGKVVILGGGTGNPYFTTDTGAALRAAELGCSHLLKATQVDGVYSADPKKDPTATRYDTLTHEVAIKRDLKVMDTAAFALARDASLTIVVFSIAEPGMLAAVLRGEGRATYVTP, from the coding sequence ATGAGACCCCAACGCGTTCTCGTGAAGCTCTCCGGTGAAGCCCTCGCCGGCCCTGTCGGCAACGGCCTCGACGGCGTCACGCTGACGGCGCTCGCCGCCGATATCGCCCATGCCTCGCGCGAGGGCGTCGAGATCGGCATCGTCGTCGGTGGCGGCAATTTCTTCCGCGGCGTCCAGGGCCTCAACAAGGGTCTCGACCGGACCACCGCCGATTCGATCGGCATGCTCGGCACCGTCATGAACGCGCTCGCGCTGGAGCATTCGATCGAGGCGGCCGGCGCACCGGCCCGCGCCATGTCGGCGGTGCCGATGCCCTCGCTCTGCGAGAGCTATGCCCGCAAGCGCGCGCTCGACCATCTCAGCAACGGCAAGGTCGTCATCCTCGGCGGCGGCACCGGCAACCCGTATTTCACCACCGATACGGGCGCGGCGCTCCGCGCGGCCGAACTGGGCTGCAGCCACCTGCTCAAGGCGACGCAGGTCGACGGCGTCTACAGCGCCGACCCCAAGAAGGACCCGACCGCGACCCGCTACGACACCCTGACCCATGAAGTCGCGATCAAGCGCGATCTCAAGGTGATGGATACCGCTGCCTTCGCGCTCGCCCGCGATGCCAGCCTGACCATCGTCGTCTTCTCGATCGCCGAGCCCGGTATGCTCGCCGCCGTCCTGCGCGGCGAGGGCAGGGCGACCTACGTCACGCCCTGA
- a CDS encoding VOC family protein has translation MPCLNRIVETALYVDDLDRARAFYEDKLGLAPLLKTKTLFAYDIGGANVLLLFLRGASLLTQSSAGGTIPPHDGSGPLHIAFAIDAEELPVWEARLAELSIAVEGRMQWECGSTSLYFRDPDGNLLELATPGLWKTY, from the coding sequence GTGCCTTGCCTCAACCGCATCGTCGAGACCGCGCTCTATGTCGACGATCTCGACCGTGCCCGCGCCTTCTACGAGGACAAGCTCGGCCTCGCGCCGCTGCTCAAGACGAAGACGCTCTTCGCCTATGATATCGGCGGCGCGAATGTGCTGCTGCTGTTCCTGCGCGGCGCCTCGCTGCTGACGCAGAGCTCGGCCGGCGGCACCATCCCGCCGCATGACGGCAGCGGGCCGCTCCACATCGCCTTCGCGATCGATGCCGAGGAGCTTCCGGTCTGGGAGGCCAGACTGGCGGAACTCAGCATCGCCGTTGAAGGGCGCATGCAATGGGAATGCGGCAGCACGAGCCTTTATTTCCGCGATCCCGACGGGAATCTGCTCGAACTGGCGACGCCCGGCCTGTGGAAGACCTACTGA
- the frr gene encoding ribosome recycling factor, whose product MAQTTFDLADIKRRMAGAVQSFKGDLASLRSGRASANMLDPIMVEAYGARTPLSQLATVSVPEPRLLSVQVWDRSMVNAVDKAVRESDLGLNPQTEGQVLRIRIPELNEQRRKEMVKVAHKYAEEAKVAVRHVRRDGIDVVKKLEKDGDMTKDDAARNSDLVQKATDQHIAEIDQALAAKEKEILHV is encoded by the coding sequence ATGGCCCAGACGACGTTCGACCTCGCCGACATCAAGCGCCGCATGGCCGGTGCGGTGCAGTCCTTCAAGGGCGATCTCGCCTCGCTGCGCTCCGGCCGCGCCTCCGCCAACATGCTCGACCCGATCATGGTCGAGGCCTACGGCGCCCGCACCCCGCTGAGCCAGCTCGCGACGGTCTCCGTGCCGGAGCCGCGCCTGCTCAGCGTTCAGGTCTGGGACCGCTCGATGGTCAACGCCGTCGACAAGGCGGTGCGCGAATCCGATCTCGGCCTCAACCCGCAGACGGAAGGCCAGGTCCTGCGCATCCGTATCCCCGAGCTCAACGAGCAGCGCCGCAAGGAGATGGTCAAGGTCGCGCATAAATATGCCGAGGAGGCCAAGGTTGCCGTGCGCCATGTCCGCCGCGACGGCATCGACGTGGTCAAGAAGCTGGAGAAGGACGGCGACATGACCAAGGACGACGCTGCCCGCAATTCGGACCTAGTCCAGAAGGCGACCGACCAGCACATCGCCGAGATCGATCAGGCGCTCGCGGCGAAGGAAAAGGAAATCCTGCACGTCTGA
- a CDS encoding isoprenyl transferase: protein MSSGQRDAGVSNPAHVAIIMDGNGRWAQMRGLPRQEGHRRGLEALRRTVRNASDLGLRYLTLYSFSTENWRRPYAEVSFLMGLLKHFVEKDLAELSAANVRVRIIGSRDDLAADLRRLVDHAEISTRGNTGLVLAIAFNYGSRDEIIRATRRLATEAAAGRIDPATIDEAAIASHLDTHDIPDPELVIRTSGETRISNFLLWQAAYAEFIFAPVMWPDFDRAAFEEALAQYRQRDRRFGGLSTPSDRSVDVA, encoded by the coding sequence ATGTCATCCGGTCAGCGCGACGCAGGCGTGTCCAACCCGGCCCATGTCGCCATCATCATGGACGGCAACGGCCGCTGGGCGCAGATGCGCGGGCTGCCGCGGCAGGAGGGCCATCGTCGCGGGCTGGAGGCGCTGCGCCGCACGGTCCGCAACGCCAGCGATCTCGGCCTCCGCTACCTGACGCTCTACTCATTCTCGACCGAGAACTGGCGCCGTCCCTATGCGGAAGTCTCCTTCCTGATGGGGCTGCTCAAGCATTTCGTCGAGAAGGATCTCGCCGAGCTTTCCGCCGCCAATGTCCGGGTGCGGATCATCGGCAGCCGGGATGATCTCGCCGCCGATCTGCGCCGCCTCGTCGATCACGCCGAAATCAGTACGCGCGGCAATACCGGACTCGTGCTGGCGATCGCGTTCAATTACGGTTCCCGCGACGAGATCATCCGCGCCACGCGCCGGCTGGCGACCGAAGCGGCGGCGGGACGGATCGACCCGGCCACGATCGACGAGGCTGCGATCGCCAGCCATCTCGACACGCACGACATTCCCGATCCCGAGCTGGTCATCCGCACCTCCGGCGAGACGCGCATCTCGAATTTCCTGCTCTGGCAGGCGGCCTATGCCGAATTCATCTTCGCGCCGGTGATGTGGCCCGATTTCGATCGCGCCGCCTTCGAGGAGGCCCTGGCCCAGTATCGCCAGCGCGATCGCCGCTTCGGCGGTCTGTCCACGCCCTCCGACCGCAGCGTGGACGTCGCGTGA